The following proteins are co-located in the Telopea speciosissima isolate NSW1024214 ecotype Mountain lineage chromosome 9, Tspe_v1, whole genome shotgun sequence genome:
- the LOC122639437 gene encoding urea-proton symporter DUR3-like, with the protein MASTTQCPPFGFSAQYYHVGNDGSCVRQSSFFQGNIALNQGVGYSVVLGFGAFFAVFTSFLVWLEKRYVGAQHTSEWFNTAGRSVKTGLIASVIVSQWTWAATILQSSNITWEYGVSGPFWYASGATIQVLLFGVMAIEIKRKAPNAHTVCEVVKARWGTKAHIVFLCFCFMTNILVTAMLLLGGSAVVNALTGVNIYVASFLIPIGVIVYTLAGGLKATFLASYIHSVLVHVILVIFVYLVYTASSKLGSPKVVYNHLLEVASKSRICQEPISHTGQACGPIGGNYNGSYLTMLSSGGLVFGIINIIGNFGTVFVDNGYWMSAIAARPSSTHKGYLLGGLVWFAVPFSLATSLGLGAVALDLPLTQIEAGRGLVPPAIAIALMGQTGSILLLTMLFMAVTSAGSAELIAVSSLCTYDIYRTYINPNATGKQILNVSRVVILAFGCFMGVLAVILNLVGVSLGWMYLAMGVVIGSAVFPIAFMLLWRKANSSGAIVGAIIGCILGIITWLSVTKVEYGRVNLDTTGRNAPMLAGNIVSILTGGGIHAVYSLLWPQNYDWESTKQITMVEKDVTDLPDEEFKEEKLKRAKAWILKWGICFTVVILILWPVLSLPAREFSLGYFTFWAVIAIAWGTIGSVVIIALPLIESRETIKSVLIGIFTNAIHNEKI; encoded by the exons GTATGGCTTGAGAAGCGATATGTGGGGGCACAACACACATCTGAATGGTTCAATACTGCAGGCAGAAGTGTTAAAACAGGACTCATTGCTAGTGTAATCGTATCTCAG TGGACTTGGGCTGCTACAATCTTGCAAAGCTCCAATATCACCTGGGAGTATGGTGTTAGTGGTCCTTTCTGGTATGCAAGTGGTGCCACCATTCAG GTACTCTTGTTTGGTGTTATGGCTATAGAGATCAAAAGAAAGGCTCCTAATGCTCATACGGTCTGTGAAGTTGTAAAGGCCCG aTGGGGGACTAAAGCTCATATTGTCTTCCTTTGCTTCTGCTTCATGACAAATATTCTTGTAACGGCCATGCTTCTTCTTGGTGGCTCTGCGGTTGTCAATGCGCTTACTGGGGTCAACATTTATGTTGCAAGCTTTCTAATTCCTATTGGTGTCATAGTCTACACATTGGCCGGGGGACTAAAAGCTACTTTCTTGGCCAGCTACATACATTCTGTTCTAG TGCATGTGATTTTGGTCATCTTTGTATACCTGGTTTACACGGCAAGTAGCAAGTTGGGTAGTCCGAAAGTTGTCTACAATCATCTCTTGGAAGTTGCCAGCAAATCAAGAATATGTCAAGAGCCAATTTCTCATACTGGTCAGGCCTGTGGACCTATTGGTGGGAACTACAATGGATCCTACCTAACAATGTTAAGTTCAGGTGGCCTTGTTTTTGGAATTATAAACATCATTGGCAACTTTGGCACTGTCTTTGTGGACAAT GGGTATTGGATGAGTGCCATTGCTGCACGACCTTCATCAACTCACAAGGGCTACTTGCTGGGTGGCTTGGTTTGGTTTGCCGTGCCTTTCTCTTTGGCAACATCACTGGGTTTAGGAGCTGTAGCTCTTGATCTACCACTAACACAAATTGAGGCCGGTCGTGGACTTGTTCCTCCTGCTATAGCTATAGCTTTAATGGGACAAACAGGATCTATTCTACTTCTTACTATGCTTTTTAT GGCTGTGACATCTGCTGGCAGTGCTGAGCTAATTGCTGTTTCTTCCTTGTGTACATATGACATATACCGAACCTATATCAATCCAAATGCAACTGGAAAGCAAATTCTGAATGTCTCGAGGGTTGTCATTTTGGCATTTGGATGTTTCATGGGAGTGCTTGCAGTTATACTGAATCTGGTAGGAGTTTCATTGGGCTGGATGTATCTAGCGATGGGAGTTGTCATTGGTTCTGCTGTTTTCCCTATTGCTTTCATGCTTCTATGGAGGAAGGCAAACTCATCAGGTGCCATTGTTGGAGCAATCATTGGCTGCATTCTTGGGATTATCACGTGGCTATCAGTAACAAAAGTAGAGTATGGCCGAGTAAATCTTGACACAACTGGCAGGAATGCGCCAATGCTTGCTGGAAACATTGTCTCTATATTGACTGGTGGAGGTATCCATGCTGTATATAGTCTATTGTGGCCACAAAATTATGATTGGGAGAGCACCAAGCAGATAACTATGGTTGAAAAGGATGTGACTGATTTGCCAGATGAAGAATTTAAGGAGGAAAAGCTGAAAAGAGCAAAAGCTTGGATACTGAAATGGGGTATCTGTTTCACTGTTGTGATTTTGATACTGTGGCCAGTTCTCTCTCTTCCAGCAA GAGAGTTCAGCTTGGGATACTTCACATTTTGGGCTGTCATTGCAATAGCCTGGGGTACCATTGGATCAGTTGTGATTATTGCTTTGCCCTTGATCGAAAGCAGGGAAACAATAAAAAGTGTTTTGATCGGAATATTTACAAATGCCATTCACAATGAAAAGATTTAA